AGAGGTTGATTGTTGAAGTacagtttttttgtgtgtgttgccTCCTCTTCTCTTGTTACATTGTTCTCTTCTATCTTCCCTCTTCTTCCTTCTCCTCTACATCTGCTTTTGTCTACACAAATTTAACCCTCCTCTTTGGCTCTCGAACTTTTCTTTTATGCTGCTAGCCTGctactatttttttcttccccaTGTTACCTCCCCTTCTCTGTCATTGGTTTCAGTTCACTGTGCTCTAACTTCCCTTTCACTTCCTTTCCCTGCACTATTTTGTTTAGTATTGAGGTAAAGAGCATAGTCTTGGTGATACTTTGAGGTCTTGTTAGTTGAATTggctcttctttttctttttttattttcattttgtgtaTTTGGTATGTATGATCTTAAGTTAGATCCAACATGCAAGTGTTTTGATTAAGATTATAAGATGCAAGTATGCAAACTTGGCTTACTACAATATTTGCACCGTAATGAAACTTACACAGGACTGACATCTTGTTGTTAACTGGTACTATCAGGAAGTCTATATCTATCATATAAACACCAATGCTCAAGCACTACTTCAGTCTGCTGCTAAGAACCCACTTCAAATTGGAGACCTTTTGACATGTGAAGTCGGTCTCGCACTCTCACTTTGGTTTGAGTTTCTAAGATTTTATTCTAGAGCTTCCACTCTACCCTTTTTGAAGCAAGGAAGAGCCTATGTGATTGAATAACTATGGTGCTGAATGGTGATTAAGTAGCATCACAAAATCACTGTTCTGATATCTGCTTGCTTGTGTGGTGCTACTACTTATTTTATTGcagtgttttttattttgtcatcTGATTCAATCGCTTAATAGAGTGCCGATTGTGGTGGGAATCCACTCTTGGGGGAACAAGCTGCGTAGGAATCAAAGGAAGTGATTACTATTTCCCTTAGAGGCTCCAATCTTGTATTCTTAACAATAGGTATGGGTGGAGGTACAGGATCTGGTGCTGCTCCAGTTGTGGCCCAGATTTCAAGAGAAGCAGGTTAGTTGACTGTTGGTGTGGTAacagatttcttggagggttccaacctaaaaccaattggcaataggtggagtagcctttagaatttattaaccaagcttgggtggcttagatgagtgatgtgggacaagtctaacactccccctcacgtgcagcccggatgcacgtggaggtgacagatcaggagctgactgactgactcgggcgacagagatgacagagacttcccacgagaggtgagacCACCCAagacttggctctgataccatgttagattttttggagggttccaacctaaaaccaattggctataggtggagtagcctctagaatttattaaccaagcttgggtggcttagatgagcgatgtgagacAAGTCTAACAACATACCCATTCAGCTTTGAAGGACTTAAAAGATCCTTGCAAGCAGGTTTCAATTTGGTCTTTCGTAGAAAAAGTTAATGAAATACTCACAACTCGCTTTAGTGTTTACAGTTGGGATAGTTAAATCAAAGTGGGTCAGTTTTTAAttgttaatattatttttttaagtcaGGCGTGCGTGGCAGAGGCATATCTTTTGGGTCCTTTCGAGACAGCAGTCTTGGTCTTTGCTCTACTTATGTTGGCTGCTGCTATGTTGACAGTTTCTTAAACAAATATTAATTGCCATAAAGATTTTAGACAAGGAGAAGGTTCTAAAGATTTTAGACAAGGAGAAGGTTCTCAAGCATAAGATGATTGGTCAGGTACTCTCCATCTCTCATATTCATTGATTCTCTGATCTTTTGAATATACTTGAAAGATTTTGGATTGGGTTGAACAGGGATTCCATGTAGATCATTTAATGTGTAAAAACTGTTTCTTTAGAGCTGAATTTCAAGTTCGTGATCCTTTTTTTTGTATGTGCAATATAATTCATAGATATTGATCGTGTTCAACGATAGAGTCTACAAAGCATAGAAATGGTAGCATCTTAGAAAAAGTTTTACGCagctttttttcaaaaatcttttcCCCAAAGCCGAATCAAGTTGGACCTGGGAATTATAAGTGTTTTAGTAGTTGGACCTTTGATTTCCCCAATAGTGGTTATATTTTGCTTGAATTTGGGTTTAAGAGAGATCCTATGACTGTTTTGGCTTTTTGGTGGTTTAGGTTGGGCTTCTAATTTGCCAATTGATATAATGGTTGACTTGGCTGTTGTCTTCGTGGTATTTTACTCTAATAAGTCTTATATGTAGAGTAATTCTATCATGGACTTTTCGTCAACGGTTTATCGCGCCCTAGAAATTATTTAAACGATTGGATGGATGGCTGATTTTCGTGTTAAACATAGGGTTTTATCTATATGAACTTACAAAAGTTTTCCAATTCGCTGATATAGTAACTTGTCTGTTGTCCTTGTGGTCTTTTTACTTGATTCGCTTGGGTTCTAGAAGTTGTTGTTCAAGGTATCTATGATATTGATTTTAGGGTATGTCCTTGTCCACTTGATAGAACGAGTACTTTTCTGGGATATGAGGGTGAGTTTCtgctaaatggtattttagttgagGTATGCGAGGAGAATTTCCTGTCCAGAAATCTGTGAAAACATGGACTTTTGTCcatttagtttagtggaaacatGTCTTTGATGTTAATGGGGCGAGGCTTTTATTTGCGCTTTTGTATGGGTGCATTTTTTTCTCTAACAGTAGTTGGGCTGTATTTTCTTGTCCACTTGATAATACCAGTACTCTTCCAGGAAATTAGTTGAATTTGATGTTAATGAGGTGAGGCTTTTATGTGTGTTTGTTGTTTTTcagtgcatttttttgtttctagcaGTAGTGGGTACTTGCTGGGTGGCCCAAAGGTTAGTAAGGAAAACTAGAAAATCGTGCTTGTAAGATGCGTTATCTCCGCCCTTCATACACTTGGACTCCCTTTGGCTAAAGTAAAGAACTACTATTGTAGTTTAAACACGCACACGGAGACAATTAAACAGCTTGCCAGCCTGACTATGTTGAGCTCCATTCTTGCAAGATTCGAGCTTTTTAATGTACagtatacatacacatataagTAGATACTCCAAATTTAATGAGCTTTTTATTCTTTAGTTTAATGAGCCCCATGGATTGTGTGGAAGTTGGATACTCCAAATTTAAGGGTCCAAGAGTTCATAAAAACTGTATttgtgaaaaaggaaaaaaaaaatgaatgaaagatCTTCTCTTGACTGGGAAACGAAAGGCTAGGAGTGTTCCATACTATCAGTAGAATAGGAATGTGCTTTGCGACATAACTGAATTCAGTCTGTCCATTAATTTGCATGACTGTTTGCAAACCCTCCCCTCCCCCATCTTCCCTTTCAGTTGATGTGGTTGGTGGTAGACTTGTAGCTCCTCTAATATGAGGATCATGCATTCAATGTTTCTGCTTTTCTAGCCCCTATGAGGATAATATATCTTCTTCACATGCATCATAGCAACGGTGATTTGATACCAAGTTTGCATTAGCTATGTTCTTTTCATACCCTATCTGTAAAACTATGGAGGGGTGGCAAATTCTAAATCTTATGATTACCGGTCATTGTATCCTATCAATGCTatcatatttattttctttttctttccactttCCTTATTGAGCCTTATCTGCTGTTTGTTATTAATTTCactttcaataatttttttttttttttgctttcactATATTCTGACATTCTGAACTATTAACTTCGTTAGGCGATAAGTGGCCGCAGATCGAATGATAAAGGTACCTTCTCTCTTGAACTTTCTTTCTGCAGGTTGAGGCTAAGTTTTTGTGCTGATGATACAATACATTATCTATTATGAATGTCACTTTTAAAATTCATTATGAGTTTTATCAACCTCAGTAATTCAGGTCAATGGATTAGTATGCAGATTGATAGTTTCTTCCTCTGCCTGAAAAAGTGTTCATTGAAACCACATGCTTCTTTCGCTAAATGGTTTGATATCCTCCTGACCAActttaaggttttttttgaaatgcattcCTTTATTTTGGTGACGAGATATGAGATGTGGACCGGAAGGCTAAACCTCACACTAACTGGACACATCGAACAAGTACGAGGTTTGTTCCTTACTTCTTTTGGCATTTACAACTGCGGACACTAACTTCATAAATCATGTATTGTGAATGGTTAAATTGGATGTTTCTTTGCAGGCCTTGCCGTCAACAAAAAATGCACATAGATGTTCTCTGCTGGTAATGACAAACAAGTTAAATGCTGAGACTTTGAGCCGAACAAGGTTGGGCGTGATAAGCCTGGATTAGAGCTTTATATAACATGCACATACTTCTATTTTAATGCATGTATTAACAATGGTTAAACTCAAGTTTTTCTCAGGTTATGTCTTATCATGGTCATCTAAGTGTATTGCCTGGCTTTTCATCCGACTTTTGATGTTCTACTCACAGGTGGTCGGATTCTATCTACCGGGTAAGGATTCAATTTCACAGTTAATAAAGATCACAATGTTACTTCTCCTTTAAGTTCGTATATATTTGTGTTTAAAGTGAAAATAATATTCTTATACTTGGATGCTACATCATGTTTTCAGGTCTGGGATATTCATAGCAAGAAGCAAGTTCATGCACTGTCTGGGCATGAGAATACAGTTTGCTCAGTTTTTACTCGACCTACAGTAAGATATATTTTCTGCAGCGGAAATGATGATTCGAAAGAGATGGCTTGGTCTCCAACAGAGATTTGAGgtctattttttgataaagtTGAAGAAGGTGGTGTTGTGTAGTagataaatcacaaaaatctgtaTCTAAGTTCTTTTCTTGTAATTCCATCTTTATCGTAACATGTTTGTTTTCAGGGTCCACAAGTAGTTATAACTGGCTCCGATGATAAAGTTTTGGGACCTTATATATggtgatcaatttttttatttttattttgtttccttttccttgGTTTCTTTTCCACTATGTTCGTAGTGATGTCGATTGATTGTTTGTCTGGCAGGTAGAACAATAGAAACTCTTACGCACCATAAAAAATCTGTGCGAGCAATGGCTCTACATCCTACAGAGTATGTGCCTATGAATACAATAGTTTTCTTCATGAGGCTctccaatttattttttgatttgttttgttccTTTTACCTCAATTTGTTGCTCTTGTTTCCAGGGACTGTTTTGCATTTGCGTCAGCTGacaatataaaaaatttcaaccttCTGAAAGGAGAATTTATGCACAACATGTTGtatctttttcttggaaaattaCTTTTGTACACATCTTCCACTAAAGATGTAAGATGGATATGTTATGCAATGATTATTTTGGCACCATTATGTTTCGTGTTGTCTCTCTTACGAGGAACTTTCATTCAGAGGCAGTTATGGGGGATAATTTTGCCTTATTGGGCAAGGAAAAGGCTGAAATATTGCAGTATTCAGTGTATACAAATATTCTTTTTTCCCGGtttattttccaaaactttGTTGTTGAGTATTTTTGTGTGGCTTCCAACATAGTCGCAGGTGCTAGGCAAAGGGCCCTATATGTATGGTGTGTGGtcttgacaaaaataaatttggatagGAATTTTTCATTCGATTTTAGAAGACTGGTTTTGCTATGAGTTAGATATGTAATAATGACGACTTTATTTCATTATCTCTGCATAGAAAGGAGACTAAAAATTATATCAGCTATATATGAAAAGCAGAGTCTACAAAATCTAGAATTTTTCAAGTTTGACACTTCTGAAAACTTGACTGTTAAAAGATATCCTACATCCTATTCTTCTGTCTAAAAAGTTCTCATTTACCTTTGAATGGACAGTCGAATGAACCATATCAAACAAGCCTCTTTTCCAAACTTCCGTGCCCTTTCAACTGCCATTCTTGGCTGTGTTTATCTTAGGACTTCTATTGCCCCTTATGCAGCTCATCCGGCACACACCTCAATTTCCATTGAAAGTTCAGAGAAACGATTACTCTCTCTCTGTGAGAACTTTCGAAAGCTTCCAATGGTCAttgctttatcctggtttctaTCTTGTCTTGTTGTGTAAGCTTAAATTCCTAAATATCTAACATTGGTGGTGTTTGCTCATGCAGCTCTCAGCAGAAAACCATCATCAATGCAATGGCACTCAATAAGAATTTGACTTTTCCAGTTTTATGCACTTCCTGTTAATGACAAATTTGAATCAGTTAAGTTTTATTCCTGATGCTATCCAAAAGCTCATAATGATACTACGGA
The sequence above is drawn from the Rhododendron vialii isolate Sample 1 chromosome 6a, ASM3025357v1 genome and encodes:
- the LOC131328964 gene encoding protein pleiotropic regulatory locus 1-like, which produces MSLLKFIMSFINLSNSGQWISMQIDSFFLCLKKCSLKPHASFAKWFDILLTNFKVFFEMHSFILVTRYEMWTGRLNLTLTGHIEQALPSTKNAHRCSLLVMTNKLNAETLSRTRWSDSIYRVWDIHSKKQVHALSGHENTVCSVFTRPTGPQVVITGSDDKVLGPYIW